In one window of Acidobacteriota bacterium DNA:
- a CDS encoding energy transducer TonB, whose translation MRPILDLDNAATSGVVTPGELASALGVDVGVVESAVVAGRWPLHDGRYLLFEDAVEVGRLIRARAATPERARPVDVAATSAVLFDGPRGAAPREPLLPATVSAAAHAAVLVGAVFVTSTGLASTVRDDRLSVTRAEPIRFVYIATPGPGGGGGGGGRRERLAPPKAKLEGPRSVTSPVPVRKEPPPIVAEPEPEEPPPTEAEPLPPVQAPVATVAGDDTTRAGVMEESTANTDSRGPGTGGGVGTGEGTGLGEGQGSGIGEGEGGGMGGGPYRPGSGIEPPRLLREVKASYSEEARQRNLQGEVVLEIVVRRDGGVGDVRVLQGLGYGLDQRAVDAVRQWRFAPAQRRGTPVDVLVEVAVEFKLR comes from the coding sequence ATGCGCCCGATCCTCGATCTCGACAATGCCGCCACGTCCGGCGTCGTCACGCCCGGCGAACTGGCTTCGGCTCTGGGGGTCGATGTGGGCGTCGTCGAGTCGGCGGTCGTCGCCGGACGATGGCCGCTGCACGACGGGCGCTACCTGCTTTTCGAGGATGCGGTCGAGGTCGGCCGCCTGATCAGGGCCCGTGCCGCCACGCCCGAGCGCGCGCGGCCCGTGGACGTGGCCGCCACCTCGGCGGTGCTCTTCGATGGGCCCCGCGGCGCCGCGCCCCGCGAGCCTCTCTTGCCCGCCACCGTGTCGGCGGCGGCGCACGCGGCGGTGTTGGTGGGGGCGGTCTTCGTCACGAGCACCGGCCTAGCGAGCACCGTGCGCGACGATCGTCTCTCGGTCACGCGCGCCGAACCCATCCGCTTCGTCTACATCGCGACGCCAGGACCCGGCGGCGGTGGTGGCGGCGGCGGCCGGCGCGAGCGGCTCGCGCCGCCGAAGGCGAAGCTGGAGGGCCCGCGCAGCGTGACCAGCCCCGTGCCCGTGCGCAAGGAGCCGCCTCCGATCGTCGCCGAACCCGAGCCAGAGGAGCCGCCGCCGACCGAGGCCGAGCCGCTGCCGCCGGTGCAGGCTCCCGTGGCCACGGTCGCGGGCGACGACACCACGCGCGCGGGCGTCATGGAAGAGTCCACCGCCAACACGGATAGCCGCGGGCCTGGAACGGGCGGCGGCGTCGGCACCGGCGAGGGCACGGGACTCGGCGAGGGACAGGGATCGGGCATCGGCGAGGGCGAGGGCGGCGGCATGGGCGGCGGGCCGTACCGGCCCGGCAGCGGCATCGAGCCGCCACGGCTGCTGCGCGAGGTGAAGGCCTCGTACTCGGAGGAAGCTCGCCAGCGGAACCTGCAGGGCGAGGTCGTGCTGGAGATCGTCGTGCGGCGCGACGGGGGCGTCGGCGACGTACGCGTGCTGCAGGGACTCGGCTACGGACTCGACCAGCGCGCCGTCGATGCCGTGCGCCAGTGGCGGTTCGCCCCGGCTCAGCGCCGCGGAACGCCGGTGGACGTGCTCGTGGAGGTCGCCGTCGAGTTCAAGCTCAGGTAA